Proteins from a genomic interval of Streptomyces sp. NBC_00820:
- a CDS encoding HIT family protein: MLPCMTSEPEQQIGVGTQDAFQRLWTPHRMAYIQGENKPSGPGADDGCPFCSIPAKSDEDGLIVHRGDHVYAVLNLYPYNGGHLMTVPYRHVADYTDLTGPETAELAELTKQAMTALRTASGAHGFNIGMNQGTVAGAGIAAHLHQHIVPRWGGDTNFMPVVGHTKVLPQLLADTRKMLADAWPTA; encoded by the coding sequence ATGCTGCCTTGCATGACGAGTGAGCCGGAGCAGCAGATCGGAGTGGGGACGCAGGACGCGTTCCAGCGCCTGTGGACGCCCCACCGGATGGCCTACATCCAGGGCGAGAACAAGCCGAGCGGCCCGGGAGCCGACGACGGCTGCCCGTTCTGCTCGATCCCGGCCAAGTCCGACGAGGACGGTCTGATCGTCCACCGTGGCGATCACGTGTACGCCGTACTGAACCTCTACCCGTACAACGGCGGCCACCTGATGACCGTGCCCTACCGGCACGTGGCCGACTACACCGACCTGACCGGTCCGGAGACCGCCGAACTGGCCGAGCTGACCAAGCAGGCCATGACCGCCCTGCGCACCGCCTCCGGCGCCCACGGCTTCAACATCGGCATGAACCAGGGCACGGTGGCCGGCGCCGGCATCGCCGCCCACCTGCACCAGCACATCGTCCCCCGCTGGGGCGGCGACACGAACTTCATGCCCGTGGTGGGCCACACCAAGGTCCTGCCGCAGCTCCTCGCGGACACCCGCAAGATGCTGGCAGACGCCTGGCCCACGGCCTGA
- a CDS encoding potassium channel family protein has translation MDDDSRMRRWQRWTDRPLAVASLVYLGAYAVHVLAPGLPGPVHDLLLSLSCAAWAFFVGDYVVRWRLSGERLPRFVRRHWLDTVVMVLPLLRPVRIVRTYELVERRHGHTQLPLQALVMLYAGMSSVLLGFAGALQVYQFEHTAPHASIRTFGDSVWWVCSTLSTVGYGDVVPVTPKGRIVAVVLMICGLALLGAVTGSFSSWLMQRFAGGSDREGPRGSDPRGP, from the coding sequence GTGGACGACGACAGCCGTATGCGGCGCTGGCAGCGGTGGACGGACCGCCCGCTGGCCGTCGCCTCACTGGTCTATCTCGGCGCCTACGCGGTGCACGTCCTCGCGCCGGGCCTGCCCGGGCCCGTGCACGACCTGCTGCTGTCGCTGTCGTGCGCCGCCTGGGCGTTCTTCGTCGGCGACTACGTGGTGCGCTGGCGGCTCAGCGGCGAGAGGCTGCCGCGGTTCGTGCGGCGGCACTGGCTGGACACGGTGGTCATGGTGCTGCCACTGCTGCGGCCGGTACGGATCGTGCGGACGTACGAGCTGGTCGAGCGGCGGCACGGACACACGCAGCTGCCCCTGCAGGCGCTCGTGATGCTCTACGCCGGGATGTCCTCGGTGCTGCTGGGCTTCGCCGGCGCACTGCAGGTGTACCAGTTCGAGCACACCGCCCCGCACGCCTCGATCCGTACCTTCGGGGACTCGGTGTGGTGGGTCTGCTCGACTCTGTCGACGGTCGGGTACGGCGACGTGGTGCCCGTGACGCCCAAGGGGCGGATCGTCGCGGTGGTCCTGATGATCTGCGGCCTGGCACTGCTGGGCGCGGTGACGGGCTCGTTCTCGTCGTGGCTGATGCAGCGGTTCGCCGGCGGCAGCGACAGGGAGGGCCCCCGGGGAAGTGATCCCCGGGGGCCCTGA
- the thrS gene encoding threonine--tRNA ligase, with translation MSDVRVIIQRDSEREERVVTTGTTAADLFAGERSIVAARVGGELKDLSHELSDGDEVEGVEISSEDGLNILRHSTAHVMAQAVQELFPEAKLGIGPPVKDGFYYDFDVEKPFHPDDLKAIEKKMQEIQKRGQRFSRRVVTDEEARAELADEPYKLELIGLKGSASSDDGADVEVGAGELSIYDNLDAKTGELCWKDLCRGPHLPSTRLIPAFKLMRNAAAYWRGSEKNPMLQRIYGTAWPSKDELKAHLDFLAEAEKRDHRKLGSELDLFSVPEQIGSGLAVFHPRGGIIRRVMEDYSRRRHEEEGYEFVYTPHATKGKLFETSGHLDWYADGMYPPMQLDEGVDYYLKPMNCPMHNLIFDARGRSYRELPLRLFEFGTVYRYEKSGVVHGLTRARGFTQDDAHIYCTREQMAEELDKTLTFVLGLLRDYGLTDFYLELSTKDPEKFVGSDEAWEEATETLRQVAEKQGLPLVPDPGGAAFYGPKISVQAKDAIGRTWQMSTIQLDFNLPERFNLEYTGPDGSKQRPVMIHRALFGSIERFFAVLLEHYAGAFPAWLAPVQAIGIPIGDGHIEYLEKFAAEAKKKGLRVEVDSSSDRMQKKIRNAQKQKVPFMVIAGDEDMSNNSVSFRYRDGSQENGIPFDEAIAKIAKVVEERVQV, from the coding sequence GTGTCAGACGTCCGTGTGATCATCCAACGCGATTCCGAGCGGGAAGAACGCGTGGTGACGACGGGCACTACGGCCGCCGACCTCTTCGCGGGCGAACGTTCGATCGTTGCCGCGCGTGTGGGCGGCGAGCTGAAGGACCTCAGTCACGAGCTGTCCGACGGCGACGAGGTCGAGGGTGTCGAGATCTCGTCCGAGGACGGTCTGAACATCCTGCGCCACTCCACCGCGCACGTCATGGCGCAGGCCGTGCAGGAGCTGTTCCCCGAGGCCAAGCTCGGTATCGGCCCGCCCGTCAAGGACGGCTTCTACTACGACTTCGACGTCGAGAAGCCCTTCCACCCCGATGACCTCAAGGCCATCGAGAAGAAGATGCAGGAGATCCAGAAGCGCGGCCAGCGCTTCTCCCGCCGCGTCGTCACCGACGAGGAGGCCCGCGCGGAGCTGGCCGACGAGCCGTACAAGCTGGAGCTGATCGGCCTCAAGGGCTCGGCCTCCTCCGACGACGGCGCGGACGTCGAAGTCGGCGCCGGAGAGCTGTCGATCTACGACAACCTGGACGCCAAGACCGGCGAGCTGTGCTGGAAGGACCTCTGCCGCGGTCCCCACCTGCCCTCCACCCGGCTGATCCCGGCGTTCAAGCTGATGCGCAACGCGGCCGCCTACTGGCGCGGCAGCGAGAAGAACCCGATGCTCCAGCGCATCTACGGCACCGCCTGGCCGTCCAAGGACGAGCTCAAGGCGCACCTGGACTTCCTCGCCGAGGCCGAGAAGCGCGACCACCGCAAGCTCGGCTCCGAGCTGGACCTCTTCTCCGTCCCCGAGCAGATCGGCTCCGGCCTCGCCGTCTTCCACCCCAGGGGCGGCATCATCCGCCGCGTGATGGAGGACTACTCGCGCCGCCGGCACGAGGAGGAGGGCTACGAGTTCGTCTACACCCCGCACGCGACGAAGGGGAAGCTCTTCGAGACCTCGGGCCACCTGGACTGGTACGCCGACGGCATGTACCCGCCCATGCAGCTCGACGAGGGCGTGGACTACTACCTCAAGCCCATGAACTGCCCGATGCACAACCTGATCTTCGACGCGCGCGGCCGCTCCTACCGCGAACTGCCGCTGCGTCTGTTCGAGTTCGGGACCGTGTACCGGTACGAGAAGTCCGGCGTCGTGCACGGCCTGACCCGTGCCCGCGGCTTCACCCAGGACGACGCGCACATCTACTGCACCCGCGAGCAGATGGCGGAGGAGCTCGACAAGACGCTCACCTTCGTCCTCGGCCTGCTGCGCGACTACGGTCTGACCGACTTCTACCTGGAGCTCTCCACCAAGGACCCGGAGAAGTTCGTCGGCTCGGACGAGGCCTGGGAAGAGGCCACCGAGACGCTCCGCCAGGTCGCCGAGAAGCAGGGCCTGCCCCTGGTGCCCGACCCGGGCGGCGCCGCCTTCTACGGCCCGAAGATCTCCGTCCAGGCCAAGGACGCGATTGGCCGGACCTGGCAGATGTCGACCATCCAGCTCGACTTCAACCTGCCCGAGCGCTTCAACCTGGAGTACACGGGCCCCGACGGCTCCAAGCAGCGCCCGGTCATGATCCACCGCGCCCTGTTCGGCTCCATCGAGCGGTTCTTCGCGGTGCTCCTGGAGCACTACGCGGGTGCCTTCCCGGCGTGGCTCGCCCCGGTCCAGGCGATCGGCATCCCGATCGGCGACGGCCACATCGAGTACCTGGAGAAGTTCGCGGCCGAGGCGAAGAAGAAGGGCCTGCGGGTCGAGGTGGACTCCTCCTCCGACCGCATGCAGAAGAAGATCCGCAACGCCCAGAAGCAGAAGGTGCCCTTCATGGTCATCGCGGGCGACGAGGACATGTCGAACAACTCGGTGTCCTTCCGCTACCGCGACGGCTCGCAGGAGAACGGCATCCCGTTCGACGAGGCCATCGCGAAGATCGCGAAGGTCGTGGAGGAGCGCGTCCAGGTCTGA
- a CDS encoding DUF4365 domain-containing protein encodes MAIAQPERGGLLPDRSGALRGTLATTACMETLQVGYLHAVAAAAGCSLSQPFPDNGIDWHVSHSAPGHTVDDEVTIKVQLKCTYQIAPNPPGPSFSFTLDNDHLRKLARTPVSVHKILVVMLVPRSQDDWLRAGHDRLDLRHCCYWVNLAGHPVTGRHRTTVRIPTSRIFDDRALCEIMTRVGTGGRP; translated from the coding sequence ATGGCCATAGCGCAGCCCGAGCGGGGCGGGCTGCTGCCCGACCGTTCGGGCGCCCTTCGCGGCACCCTCGCCACCACCGCCTGCATGGAGACCCTGCAGGTCGGCTATCTGCACGCGGTCGCCGCCGCGGCGGGCTGCTCGCTGTCCCAGCCGTTCCCGGACAACGGCATCGACTGGCACGTCAGCCACAGCGCGCCCGGCCACACCGTCGACGACGAGGTCACCATCAAGGTGCAGCTCAAATGCACCTACCAGATCGCGCCCAACCCCCCGGGCCCCTCCTTCTCCTTCACCCTCGACAACGACCACCTGCGCAAACTCGCCCGCACACCCGTCTCGGTGCACAAGATCCTGGTCGTCATGCTCGTCCCGCGTTCCCAGGACGACTGGCTGCGCGCCGGCCACGACCGGCTCGACCTGCGGCACTGCTGCTACTGGGTCAACCTCGCCGGTCACCCCGTCACCGGACGGCACCGGACCACCGTGCGGATACCGACCTCGCGCATCTTCGACGACCGGGCGCTGTGCGAGATCATGACGCGGGTCGGAACCGGAGGCAGGCCATGA